The genomic DNA TTTATTGCTCCCCTTCCTCCAAACTTTACATTCTACATGTACTGTCTGATCATGAGGGTAAAATCATCTCTGTCCTCAAGGGACTATTTGTCACCCCAACACAGACTGTTTTCTGCCTCGGGAAACAGTCTATGATGGTATTGCCACTCTGTTTGTTTGTCCCTCTCCCTGTCGCTGTTTCTGTTGTCAGGctctgtatatacatgtaactctgtctctgtctaactgtctcagtctctgtctgtctgtttgtctctcccTTTCTCTCCATCTCTGTTTTTGTTGTCTGGCTCTGTATATaactgtctctatctctgtctgtctgtctgtctgtgtctgtgtcgtCTGTCTTGTCTCTCTCGCatcactcacatacacacacaagaaTTTTAGGAGGGCATTAAGTTACTCCATGGGCATTGAGATTTGtacaatacaaacaatacatttattgtcaTAAAAAATGTAGAAAACTTCATTTTACATGTCAATGAAATGCTGCGTAGATGTAACAAAGCACAACAAGAAATGTTACAATTGTACACCATCTGAATAGCTCTAATGGCTGTAGGTTGAATCTATGCAGAGTTTGGTGATGACTAATGCAatatataccataatatcattatattttaCTGGACTGCAATGAATGAATGTGAAAACTGTTGACACTGAAGGTCTGTTGTGATGTCACCCCTTACTGGTAGTGGTATGAGTAGAGAGGTATTGCAGTCTAAAAGTGCAATCAACTGtgatttgatatttcaaatcaCCTTATGTCATAGAgttgtaagatatgacattcatgtcaCGTTATCAGCCAGTATTCATGTGTGGttgagaagcctgatagggctgaacaacatgacatatacCACAGTCTATATGTCATACAATTACCAAAATTGACTTGTTATGGAAATTACAAGATACCCTACGAATACACTTATTGTCATTGAGGCTTGCCATGTAAAACTCAAATACATATATCCGTAGATGTCAAATTAACTTTGTATTATCTGCAGCGGTGAATGGACTCAGTTCTGCACCACATCTCTCACTTTGTAACATAGTCCGGGGAACCGAAGTAAACAAAGCGTGATATTTCTCCAAATGTTGTATTCAGTTGTTTGATATTGACATCATCAAAATCAGGAATTAAGTGAGGGTTGTCTTCTAGACTATTCTTGTACATCTTCATCCAGACATGGATGGAGAAATGGTGAAGTTTCCAATCAAAATGACCATCAAAAATTTCCTTCCATTGCAAATATCCTGGTTTCACTAAACTATCTGGTTCAATATGGACGAGATGTTGATGACTCTCAACGAGTTCATGAAGTTTTCTGACCGAAGAACAAGCGTAACAGCTTGGATCATATGAACGATATCCGTCATAGATAATATCGAGGAATAACAGTCCTTTCCTTGCGACTACAATACCGTTATTTATGGTGGTGTCATCCTGTCGTGCTACTACGCAGTCATAGTACCTTAAAGGTTCTAATGGTGCCAGAATGATTACATCTGTATCAATATATACACCACCCATCTCAGATAAAATGTGTAACCTAGCAACATCTGCTTTGTGTTCCGGCCATCTTGGTGTTAGTCCAACTCCGAACACATCTATTGGTGGCTTTCTTTTCACGACTTCTAAGTTTGTTATCTTTGCCTTTGCTTCGTCCCACCACCTTCCTTTGGGTTCACAATCAGTATGGAATAGAATTAAGTCTGCCTTCATTACTTGAAAAGCACTGAGCACacttattaaatttacaaaagtaAATTCATGACAACTAAACCAGATAAAATGTGCAATGTTTGGTACCACTCTAAATTTGTTTGGTTTCAGACCTCCATATTCGTAATTCTGTTTATCCACGTCCCCAATTACAGTGTATGTTTTCAGCGCATGCTCAAACGTAATATTATCTCGTTCCGGTTGTCTTTCCAGTGCGTTCACATTTTCGATCATCAGTTTCCTACTTTTGTCGTACATATCGGGTACTgcctgacctttaacctttttgtaATACTTGTATGGCttaatctgaaaataaacaagaaattaCCTCATTTCCAGTAATCAAATAATTCATTGTCATATTGTGACAATCCTGACATCCTATAATTACAGTTGCAGAAACTCAGTTAATATTTTGCAGTTTTGAAATAGAAATTGCCTGTGAACTCAATTATCAAACACTCTTCCAGTACTTACATGGAGAAAATACTTCGACAACTTTCCACTATCAAACTGAGTTTGTATTTCAAATTGTAGCCAAGGTATATACGGCGCCCtcgttttgtatttatttgatacCTTTGTTTTTACTCGTGCATTTCCTTTGACCCCGCCTTTGACTGGTACTAGCCTCATTAGtgtagttcctgacgaccgtgttccgaAATGACTATGTagctatagtctagttcctgacgaccatgTTCCGATTTTACATTACGTTATCTTTACACATTACTAATGTGTAAAGATAACGTAATGTAAAATCGGAAcatggtcgtcaggaactagactatagctACATAGTCATTTGTGTGATACGTGATACTGCAGCTATCCAGCAATTCTTCTAACCGCGACATTCAAAATAGTATTTCTGAACTACGTCTATAATTTCGTGCTTATATCTTCGCGAGCTTAATATTAAAGGTTCTCGTGCTTCATATTCGATTGACGAGAAGGTTCTCACTTCACACACTTGGTTGGCACGGTTCTCGTGTTTCGTATTCGATTAGCGACACTCCgggtcgccctctagtggcGAACTTAGCAACAGCGCCGCGCCAGCACCTGTGGGTACGACATCATGGCGTTTTATAGCCAAGCCATGTTgacataacattgataaatctCGCCTACTTTGAATAGAGTAAACACATATCTGGTTTACCGATCGCGAGAAACCGTTTAGCTAGTGAATTTACAAAGCCAAACGAAAATATCTCAGTTTGAAATCTTTAATATGAGTTCATCATTTCGTATCATGTTTTTTCTTATTTCAACATTTCGAGTAAGGCGTCGATGTGACTGCATGACGTGACGATAGTTACCAGTTACCTCATTTCCCCACGTGTAATTAGTGAACCTGTCATTAGTGAACCtgtcaaatattttcaataacgGCCATACCCGCTTTATCTAAAGTACATAATGCACATGTTTATCAggacaaaaaataaatgttttctcTTCAAATCGAAATACATCATTCTAATTGTGCCCTGAATTATTTTACACGGCCATAGTTGATGTCGACGTGATCAGTATGTACCTCggatttattgtatgtacagttttATACCGTGGGTTACATAGCGTGTTTGTACTAAACCGtctgaaatgataaaatcataaCTAACCTGACCAAATTTATCCACAGCAGGTGCAAATTCATTCCATTCGTACCACGCGGAGTATGTAACCTTGATTATAACGACTAAGCTAACCACCATTAGAAACAAAAACAGTTTATAATATGGTCGTACTCTCATACTTGCCATGAGGGTTGTTAcctaaaaatgttttgtaaagtTGTTCGCGGGATTACTCATTCCAATATTAACTATATCGGTAAACATTTCACCTATATTAATTAGGTGTGACCTCTGCATGACCTGGTAATAGCTACAAGTAAGGTGTGTTTGTTGACACTCCGTAATTAACCGTTGTGACCagcactgtgttgtgttgtcatttcTGTACTAAACCTCTATCCAAGTTGACGGTATATTGAAAGCTTACACGTTGGTGACGTCACAATTTACGTGGGATTTTCCACCCCTTGCTGacatgcatatttgcatatacatgtatatagtcagaatttatggtttgatagaggactgctaatcatgtacatgtcaaacaccaagtcaacattttgacagctaaatacatgtaaatagtcAGAATTTATGGTTTGATCATGGTAATAAATTAAGTTTGTATATGATTGACCCCGAAACAATCCTCTTTCCATGCTTTTAAGTTTTAGATGATTTTGTATtgaattatattataatgtaattcTCTATGGATATATATCAAATGCACACTTACAGACACTAGAAGTACCacagcgagagagagagagagagagagagagagagagagagagagagagagagagagagagagagagagagagagagagagagagagagagagagagagagagagagagagagagaggggggagggagggagagcgagagagagagagagagaggggggagggaggggggttATGTTCTACTTTGACTCATTGCAGCATCATGATGTGTTTATAATGTTGTGCGTTTCTTTTAGTAGGAAAATTTTTTTACTTTCTAGTTACTTTTTGGAAAGTATTGCTGTCGTGGTGGCCGGAAAAAAATTGACCTTCAGTACAAAATCCTCAACCATCCCCACCACCCCAGAtctcaaatggtttaccccttaaTATGGAAAGTCATGAAATTTGCAGTCGATATTTTGCGTGAAAAGGGCGAAAAATACGAAGAATGCCAAGGCCTCTGTAACATGGTAAAGATTGTGACCAACAGTTGTTGTCTAAAGCCGCTCGTTTCATAAACTATGTTGTAAATCGAATTGTAAAACAAACGTAAAAGTTTTTGACAGGATCGGCTATGTTCGGTAACGGTCGACTTTACTCGTACCACTCAAAATGGCGTCGATGTTGACAAGACAGTGGAGAGTGCTCAGCCGGTTGACTCCATCGCTGAGCAGGGCTTACAGCTCCAGCGCAAGTACAACAACGGGTTCAAGAAACTATGGAAATGCACCTGATCCAGTTAAAGATGTAGAGACAAAGCCGGTACAGTGATATTggtttattttactttttaatttgtGAACGCAACGCAGACACGACacactgtacactgtacatgtagaacacaCATCGCAACTGTCCTGTGCACTGTAGCGTTGAAAAAGTGGGTCAGGTCGCTCGTGCGTTCAAAGGCCTACATTACATGTGCTTTACTAGCCATTCAAAACACTTATACTGTCGCCCGATATACcaaatttatttatgaatattcaaaaataacCTTCTGTGGGGTTTGCTGCACGTATCGTTGTTTTTTTAATCGACAAAGGTGCAAGGGTGACGGcaatttatgttaattaatttCTATTGTTTTTGTCATCATGGACTCTTGAAGTTGAATATAGATGGTTAGTCCACAAGAGGTTGGCATTATTAGGTTAAATAAGGTGCATACgtcacaacaacaaaacaatttcCCTGGTGTGCTTCATGACtatattactattataactatatacGTCATAAATTTATGAACACGGGGcataataatacatttgtacatagactCATCGTAGACCCAATAAGCCATAGTCACAGTAGCTTACTCAGCAAATTATTATAAGAGAGTCTGAAAAAGACCAAATACTTTGAGATGGACTTTGGTGTACAGTGTAGAGTTCACAATATATCCATTTGGGTACATGTATACTCTGTCCATGGAGATAGATGGTGAAAGGTACCACCACAGACTGTCATTGTGTCAATGCAGCAAGAAAATGTCTTGGTATATTTGCTTGTATTGCAAATGAAACTAGGCTGTTCTTTGTTTAAGTATATATGTTAATAACTACCTAACTAGAAATGTCAATCCAGGCTGCATCACTTGTTTTCATCTGCTCATGGCATGATTTTTTTATATAGGCACACAGACCCCCCCTCCCACACACCTACAAATgcacatgccccccccccccacacacacacagtcagtaTGTCAGTCACTCTGTACCTGTGTGTACTGTAGTAGGTGTGTGTTACTGCCTGGTAGGTAGTAGCCAGGTACACAGTGACACCctatacacagacatacattgtaaatacacaCACTACAGTGACTGTCACACATACTGAAGGCACACATCCCCGTACATGCACATTTTTACACACCCTACACAAGGTACACAGTAACACAACACCCTACATGGTGTCAGCAGCTGACGACCGTGATACACATCCctacacacacagtgacacacccTACACAGTGTAGGCAATTGTGATACACATCCCTACATACACAATAACACTCTACACACACAGGTACACAGTCTCACTCCCTGTACATggacacattcacacacactagTGACAACACACATGTACCCTACATAGATACTGTAGGTACACATGATACTCAATGTCATActcctacacacacacacacacacacacacacacattgtcctatatagtaagagataggggtaaaccaaatgttggtgcatcactagaaattatgtgcgtcagtggcacgtcagTGGTAAATGTTATTATATACATTACTGTATTGAGAAGTAATTGTGAATGTTTATCTTGTTTACATGTAGGCTGATCTTGCAACTCCAATTTCATCAGTAGCAGCACCACAGGGAACATATATCGCAatagatgataaaataaatggACTATCAGAAGAACAACAACAGGTAAAAACTTAATATAACtcagttaaagtggccatatggatgagggttgggtatttattttggatttttattgtATAAATCAATTTTTTCATGGTGTCCTACTTGAACAAACAGCATTGACtgagtccttgtttgtaactcaatacattgcaaaaagctaaaaaaaatgtgtaaaaaatagtttgttattgtatgtacaatgacaaagattttacacatttattaatcttttgcaatttattgagttacaaacaaggacttgggatatgctgtttcacattgattattcaagtaggataccataataaaattgatttataaattaaaaatccaatccTCAGCCATATGGCCATGTTAATCGAGGTGTCAaatactaagatagacacccactaaaactattattgctcagtgtgatagattacacaagCTGGTTATAACAGTTCCTGTGTTGTGTGAATCTAATAGACTTACAATGCTatttacatgatttaaaagTAATGTAGCTTGTCTGATATAACCTTGTTTTGTAACAACGACCTTACTGTATggtactagactgtaagatgcaTTGTTTTATGCCGCCCTCTGTGGccatgatgtgtgagggtgccccatcatggcataccttacagactagtactggtatggtacatgtaaaaaCAGTCTATATCTAGCTGagtgacatgtacatgtgtaacagCAACTTGATgctgtatggtacatgtaaaaaCAGTGTATATCTAGCCGAGTGACAGGTGCATGTGTAACACTAACAGCGACTTGATactgtatggtacatgtaaaaaCAGCGTATATCTAGCTGAGTGACAGGTGCATGTGTAACACTAACAGCGACTTGATactgtatggtacatgtaaaaaAAGTCTATATCTAGCCGAGTGACagggtagtctgtaaggtacaccatgatggggtgccctcacacacaCTGATCAACCCCCTTAGGATAGAGCAGGCTGGTGAGGACAGAGTGACAGGTATACAGAAccataaaaatgtatgtactttGTAGAATTAAAAGAGATAGCTAGCATTTACAGGggaaaatcacaaaataaaaaattattctAGCAAACTAAGAGGTGATAAACTATACAAATCAAGAAGATATTTCTAATCACAATCATACCAAATTAATCATAACAATCAAGTTGATGTAGATTAGTGGAACTCAAGT from Glandiceps talaboti chromosome 22, keGlaTala1.1, whole genome shotgun sequence includes the following:
- the LOC144452381 gene encoding uncharacterized protein LOC144452381, giving the protein MKADLILFHTDCEPKGRWWDEAKAKITNLEVVKRKPPIDVFGVGLTPRWPEHKADVARLHILSEMGGVYIDTDVIILAPLEPLRYYDCVVARQDDTTINNGIVVARKGLLFLDIIYDGYRSYDPSCYACSSVRKLHELVESHQHLVHIEPDSLVKPGYLQWKEIFDGHFDWKLHHFSIHVWMKMYKNSLEDNPHLIPDFDDVNIKQLNTTFGEISRFVYFGSPDYVTK